One genomic window of Coffea eugenioides isolate CCC68of chromosome 1, Ceug_1.0, whole genome shotgun sequence includes the following:
- the LOC113770201 gene encoding luminal-binding protein 5-like — MLPPTTGAQLQRGYHGSYSRLIIRTFLRPSPSPTDFAKQTLSVGVQGDQRTHSHVVALRAVTSQYGMTADWYNFEHNFLDVVARKICNSVKIKDSKVKVFSLEEISVMVLTKMKEAAEAFLAKKIKDVVRQATKNAGIIAGLNVARTINEPRAAAVACKGFHQRIIEYFIKLINKKHGKNISNHNRPLGKPREAERAKRALSRQQQVRTHA; from the exons ATGTTGCCACCCACCACTGGCGCCCAGCTCCAGCGCGGCTACCATGGCAGCTACAGCCGCCTGATCATTCGCACCTTCCTTCGACCATCACCATCGCCTACAGACTTCGCCAAGCAAACGCT GTCTGTTGGAGTTCAAGGTGATCAAAGAACACATTCTCATGTTGTTGCATTGAGAGCTGTCACAAGTCAATATGGGATGACTGCTGACTGGTACAATTTTGAACACAATTTCCTTGATGTTGTTGCAAGAAAGATATGCAATAGT GTGAAAATTAAGGATAGTAAGGTTAAAGTCTTCAGTCTTGAGGAAATTAGTGTAATGGTTTTAACTAAGATGAAAGAAGCAGCTGAAGCTTTCCTTGCAAAGAAAATTAAGGATGTTGTG AGGCAGGCAACAAAGAATGCAGGTATTATTGCTGGGCTGAATGTTGCTAGGACTATCAATGAACCCAGAGCAGCAGCAGTTGCCT GCAAAGGCTTTCATCAAAGGATTATAGAATATTTCATCAAGTTGATTAACAAGAAACATGGAAAGAACATCAGCAACCACAATAGACCACTTGGAAAACCGAGGGAAGCTGAACGTGCCAAAAGAGCTTTAAGCAGGCAGCAGCAAGTTAGGACTCATGCTTGA